One genomic segment of Amycolatopsis sp. Hca4 includes these proteins:
- the lipA gene encoding lipoyl synthase, whose amino-acid sequence MSAAPEGRKLLRLEVRNSETPIEKKPSWIKTRVRMGPEFTELKGLVRREGLHTVCEEAGCPNIYECWEDREATFLIGGDQCTRRCDFCQIDTGKPAALDRAEPRKVAESVQAMGLRYSTVTGVARDDLEDGGAWLYAETVRQIHALNPGTGVELLIPDFNADPAQLAEVFGSRPEVLAHNVETVPRIFKRIRPGFRYARSLEVITAAREAGLVTKSNLILGMGETPDEVAPAMRDLVDAGCEILTITQYLRPSPRHHPVDRWVKPEEFVEHSKAAEAMGFAGVMAGPLVRSSYRAGRLYAQTKAHRGEVLPENLQHLAAEGPAAQEAASLLAR is encoded by the coding sequence GTGAGTGCTGCGCCAGAAGGCCGGAAGCTGCTGCGTCTCGAGGTTCGCAACAGTGAGACGCCGATCGAGAAGAAGCCGTCGTGGATCAAGACGCGGGTGCGGATGGGGCCGGAGTTCACGGAGCTCAAGGGTCTGGTTCGTCGTGAGGGTCTGCACACGGTGTGTGAAGAGGCGGGTTGTCCCAACATTTACGAGTGCTGGGAGGATCGTGAGGCGACGTTTCTGATCGGTGGGGATCAGTGCACGCGGCGGTGTGATTTCTGTCAGATCGACACGGGTAAGCCTGCGGCTTTGGATCGGGCTGAGCCGCGGAAGGTGGCGGAGTCGGTGCAGGCCATGGGCTTGCGGTATTCGACTGTCACCGGTGTCGCTCGTGACGACCTGGAAGATGGCGGCGCCTGGCTCTACGCCGAGACTGTCCGGCAGATTCACGCGCTGAACCCCGGTACCGGTGTGGAGCTGTTGATCCCGGACTTCAATGCGGATCCGGCGCAGTTGGCCGAGGTGTTCGGCTCCCGGCCGGAGGTGCTGGCGCACAATGTGGAGACGGTGCCGCGGATTTTCAAGCGGATCCGTCCGGGGTTTCGGTATGCGCGGTCGTTGGAGGTCATCACGGCGGCGCGTGAGGCTGGGCTGGTGACGAAGTCGAATTTGATCCTGGGTATGGGTGAGACGCCTGACGAGGTGGCTCCGGCGATGCGGGATCTGGTGGATGCGGGGTGCGAGATCTTGACGATCACGCAGTATCTGCGTCCGTCGCCGCGGCATCATCCGGTGGATCGGTGGGTGAAGCCGGAGGAGTTCGTGGAGCACTCCAAGGCCGCGGAGGCGATGGGTTTCGCGGGTGTGATGGCGGGGCCGTTGGTGCGGTCTTCGTACCGCGCGGGACGGCTCTATGCCCAGACCAAGGCCCACCGCGGCGAGGTCCTGCCGGAAAACCTGCAGCACCTGGCCGCCGAAGGACCCGCGGCTCAGGAGGCCGCGTCGCTCCTGGCGCGGTGA
- a CDS encoding oxidoreductase has translation MTERWTEADIPDQTGKTVLVTGANSGLGLRTAEVLAGKGARVLLACRSAERGAKALDIVKAAAAGAEPELIPLDLSELASVRAAAVSTRELTGDALDVLVNNAGVMATARGRTADGFELQFGTNYLGHAALTWLLMPALRSRVVTLSSLAAVGARIHLDDPNAEHRRYNAAAAYGQSKLADQVFALELDRRLRAAGSDVISVAAHPGYTATGLGSGMARSYSNPVVRSLIAGGHRIGEALFAQNTRIGTLPQLYAATAEGVEGGGYFGPRGLGNLRGYPARVPPVAAARSESLGAALWDVTAKLTGVTPDPA, from the coding sequence ATGACGGAGCGCTGGACCGAAGCCGACATCCCCGACCAGACCGGCAAGACCGTCCTGGTCACCGGGGCGAATTCGGGGCTCGGGCTGCGCACCGCCGAAGTTCTCGCGGGCAAGGGGGCCCGCGTGCTTCTCGCCTGCCGCTCCGCCGAACGCGGGGCGAAGGCACTGGACATCGTCAAAGCGGCCGCCGCGGGCGCCGAGCCCGAGCTCATCCCACTGGACCTGAGCGAGCTCGCCTCGGTGCGCGCGGCCGCCGTTTCGACCAGGGAGCTGACCGGCGACGCGCTGGACGTGCTGGTCAACAACGCCGGCGTGATGGCGACCGCCCGCGGCCGCACCGCCGACGGCTTCGAGCTGCAGTTCGGCACCAACTACCTCGGCCACGCGGCGCTGACGTGGCTGCTGATGCCCGCCCTGCGCTCCCGCGTGGTCACGCTGTCGAGCCTCGCCGCCGTCGGCGCCCGCATCCACCTCGACGACCCGAACGCCGAGCACCGCCGCTACAACGCGGCCGCCGCGTACGGGCAGTCGAAGCTCGCCGACCAGGTGTTCGCGCTCGAGCTGGACCGGCGGCTGCGCGCGGCCGGCTCGGACGTGATCAGCGTCGCCGCCCACCCCGGGTACACCGCGACCGGCCTCGGCAGCGGCATGGCGCGCTCGTACTCGAACCCCGTGGTGCGCTCGCTGATCGCGGGCGGCCACCGCATCGGCGAGGCGCTCTTCGCCCAGAACACCCGCATCGGCACTCTCCCGCAGCTGTACGCGGCGACGGCGGAGGGCGTCGAAGGCGGCGGTTACTTCGGGCCCCGCGGCCTCGGCAACCTGCGTGGATACCCGGCCAGGGTGCCGCCGGTGGCCGCCGCGCGCAGCGAGTCGCTGGGGGCCGCGTTGTGGGACGTCACCGCAAAGCTGACCGGCGTCACCCCGGATCCCGCGTAG